Proteins co-encoded in one Papaver somniferum cultivar HN1 chromosome 5, ASM357369v1, whole genome shotgun sequence genomic window:
- the LOC113278836 gene encoding uncharacterized protein LOC113278836, whose product MGILQAIDAKISIWLHKLLSQAARTTMIKHIGQAIPFFKMGAFLIPKHLCRQMDSHLCKFWWGETLDPNDRKLHLLGWDILCSPKAEGGLGFRKAKLNNLAMLSRNAWRILENPNCLLATVLKTKYFPKTDFLNAKCTAKCSWTWKCLHAIKELIKPFISWIVGDGQFIDPWCDKWIPSQGYATPNPLVPPDPSIKVAYFIDSQSRSWDVSRLNTHFDNASVHKIISIPLSQLCTPDGGLGIF is encoded by the coding sequence atgggtattctccaagccaTTGATGCCAAGATCTCTATCTGGCTTCACAAGCTCTTATCCCAAGCTGCTAGGACTACTATGATCAAGCACATTGGTCAAGCTATCCCTTTTTTTAAAATGGGAGCCTTTCTTATCCCTAAACACCTTTGTAGACAGATGGACTCTCACCTCTGTAAATTCTGGTGGGGTGAAACTTTAGACCCCAATGATAGAAAGTTGCACCTTCTAGGCTGGGACATTTTATGTTCCCCTAAAGCTGAAGGAGGTTTGGGGTTCAGGAAGGCTAAGTTAAACAACCTAGCAATGCTTTCTAGGAATGCCTGGAGAATCCTGGAAAATCCTAACTGTCTTCTGGCCACTGTTCTTAAGACCAAATATTTTCCCAAAACTGATTTTTTGAATGCTAAGTGTACTGCTAAAtgttcttggacttggaagtgcCTGCATGCTATTAAGGAGCTTATAAAACCTTTTATTTCTTGGATTGTtggggatggtcaatttattgacccatggtgtgataaatggattccCTCTCAGGGTTATGCCACACCCAACCCTCTTGTTCCTCCTGATCCTAGTATTAAAGTTGCTTATTTCATTGATTCCCAATCCAGAAGTTGGGATGTGTCTAGACTAAATACCCATTTTGATAATGCTTCTGTTCATAAGATTATCTCCATTCCCTTAAGCCAACTTTGCACTCCTGATGGAGGGCTTGGGATATTTTAA